From the genome of Rhododendron vialii isolate Sample 1 chromosome 10a, ASM3025357v1:
agaagtgaccggccatgaaccacaagaccaaaaCTCGTAGAACATgtagcctaaaaagaaatttaattaaattccaAAGCAAAGAACTACTAAACAgccaaccactttttttttattaaaaacaactccaaccatttaagttcaacaaaagaaagcatggGGCACAAACGTCCCATGAAACAACCAACATCCACTGATCCAACCataataaaaagaatccattttttttttgacaaatgtttcgaatgcggaagcgattatttaaacaaaaataaataaaatgatgagacaccctaaggaggtcaacaaatgaaatccccgagatgccgccagagtTCTCCTAActgcccaacttgcctgaaaatgaagttggaataaatccgtcagctgacgagctcagtgagtagtaaaAGCATGTACAATAATACAGTTCTAAAACTtggctaaaaatagattatcatGTTAACATATTTTGGCATACAAAGGTGTGCATCAACGAACAAATTTGGCCATAAATCATTTACCAATAAATCTCAATGGTGATCACAaatcaatctccaacaacaatggggaaccacaaccaatatcgatagaaccaaatgccagtgaataaatatctcataattggatccaatatcgtatcttagagtcaccacgagtaggcagcccgtggaacttttctTGAAGATCGATCCGGCAAAAGAAAGCTGTTGAGCATTAGAGTCACCGGCCTAACCCAGTCTCTTCTCTAacggccagagtcacccgcacatagaggattaatttccctggactttccAAAAAATGTTCCCAACAATAttcacaaagttctcaccaaaaagattaTCAAAACAATAAAGGATTTCACCAAATATTTTATTGCATGCCGATTTAAGTAACCAACTAAATAGTTATGGGTTTCCAATTCCAATCATAAAATCTTCTAAACAATATTTAAGGGACACGGGGAAGTTCGAAAAtacataacatgcttaaccactcacctgggtccaaaaaGTAATGAAACTTGAATCACGCAAAACGGGACTTTCCTGTAAAAGTAAAACATTCGAATAACtaagtaatttaaatatatCACTAACCATACTAATTAGGAACACCCCTATTATTAAATTACCCCAACTTAACCCCTTCCTAAATTCCTAAACCACCTGTGGCCACCACTAAAATCCACCTACGAACAACAAGGATTCATTTTGTCTCTTAAGAACAACCATGCCACTACTTTATTGTTCTAAACTACTAACAATTTCGTCCACATATGAATTGAATACAAAGCACATGTTCCTACAACATCAGATCAAAGCCCAAATCCATTTGGTTCGTTCTACTACTGTTAACATCAAAATTACTTCACAAACGTCCAATTCATTGGAAATTTCCAATCGACTACAAATCCACCGCATAACACCGTAAATCGTACCCACCGCCAATACAATCCAATGAATCACTTTGAATAATTTCCTAATTAAGTATTTGATCCTTCTCTAAAATCTACATATAGGtcgaaagagaaagaaacgGGAGATACCCAACTCACCTCAAAGGAAAACACTTCCGAATTCTTGAACTCCGACTTCGACTGTGCtggctcttttctttttctctcggaACAATGACTCTAATATAAAACAAAACCCTCATTCGCTTATGTATAAAACCCTAAGTACTTCTCCTAGAACTGCCCACTACTCACGTCACACCCTAAATTATAGCCATCTGGTTAAACAAAATATCTAATATTCTAACTGAGGTAAGAACTAAATTACTATGGTTAAAAAGCTCATACCCTTCTAGTTATAATAACGACAATTGCACCCGTTGTGCACGCAAAAGTAATTAATTGGGATAGACCACACAACACCCAATTATTAATGATCCAAAATAACTACtaagataaataaaatttctaggCCGTAACAGCTAAAGCATTAATCATCTTCAACAACTGCTAAAACATTAATGATTAGACATACAAAAGTAAATAGAATTACGGAGTACCTGTTATAATTGCAAATAAAGTCATTAGATGAGCAACATCATCGCGAATTAGATTGCTTCTAAGGAGTTCACTAAATATGGCATTTAGAGCTAcacaatttattttgaaattagCTTCCCCACTCCCACACTAAATGCTCTCAAAAGTTACAACGTTTAACTTCTCGTCCAATATGATATTTTCACTTTTTAAATCACGAAAAGCTATTCCATTAAGATGAAAGCGCTGAAGCTCGTTATACCCCTATATGTAATGCAATATTTGTTAGTATTTTTAAAAGACATGgaaatagtataaatattaggaaaattttaaagAGTTGCAAGAAAACATAAACAGTTACCTGATGATATGTCTTCCGACATTTGTCAATCttgattttttaaactttgattcACCAGCTTTGAATGATAATGTCTTCACAACGTCCTCTTTATAATCTTCAATCCATTCATGAAGGGTACCCCCTAGCCATTGCTACATACAAAACACAACAATTAGCATGATGAATGTTACACTCAAGTATAAGATAGAATAATACCTTGCCAAGAGAAGATAAATAACTAAAACCTGTGAAGTTTTTGTCAAGGAAAACAACCAAAGTAGAGGTTGATTAATTTCAGAATTACTCAGTTTGTTGGTGCAATATATATCAAGTTTTCATAGGTTGATTATTTTGGTAACGAGTTAAGTTGGTGGAGTGAGCGATGCAATGTATTACTCTCTCAGGTACtaatacaaaagaaaagaattctGCTTTCATTAGTGCAAACATTGCGATAATTGACCACATGACTTCCAATTAAGCAATCTCTATATACCATAAAAGCTTGCCCTCAGTCTATGTTTTATGGTAACATCTTAGTATGAGAGATTTTCCAAAATGGATTCAGGTCTTAAATAGTGCTCTACTCGTAGTAAAACTGGTTCTCCTATTTTAAGTGCAGGAGGCTGAGAGCAAATGTTCAACACTGTAACCCCCGAGGTGAACCTTTTAAAGGTACTTGGGTATTTTCTTGAAACTTGAACTTGGACACAACTGCAGCACCCCATCAGAGACTACAAATTGGTTTGGTGCACACTCTAAGTAAACTTTAGAAAACTAAAGATTGATCTTATATTTCATTAACATGACCTTGAAGGAATGCAAATGTAAAAAGAGTTACACTTGAGCTGCTTCTTTATGGGAGCTTCCACATCTTAACAGCACGACAACTAAGGTTTTATCACTCCTAAGGAAATAAATATTGATGCAAATGGGAAATGGGAGTGTCTTTACCTAGATATAGAAATTGGTAAGAAAAGCCTCATGATTCTAACAAATTAAGTTACTCAACTAATTACTCAGCCATAACCAATTTCTATGGATTTACAATGACTAAATAATATTGATGACCAATTATTTAACACCACATGTAGATGCAATTACCAATTATTTAACACCACATGTAATGCAATTCTCACCATATTTAAAATATTCCGAGACTCACTGTGACACATCCTAAAGTTGTAAAGTAGAACATAGTCATTTAATATAGCAAAAATCgcaatttgttttttgtgtAAGAGAAATTTTGTAACCATCAAGAGACTAATTGAGCAGGGAGAGTggttcgatgtcaccaacatCAAGAGAAATTTCACATTCTTACTCTTATCTCCCCGATGAAATGCTTCCCTTGTACAAAAGGggttcgatgtcaccaacatGTGGATTAGTTCTCTAATCTCTTCATCCTCTGATTTCTTCATCAGAGATGCATAACAAGAATTAAATAACTCTAAATGGCTAGCCAAAAATTAGATGCAACATGGGGCACAACATCCTGAACCACCTCCATGATCCTAGCCAAATCATGCTCATCCCTGTTGACCTTACCTCTTTCCTTGGCAATGAGCTTATCAGATTCCACTACTTCTTCCTCGTCCAATACTTGGAACAAAGAACCACTGTAAAGAAGCTCAATCAACGCACGCAGCTCGTCCGACAATGAAGCCGTCGTCCCGGGCTCATTGTTGTTCCTCATGTTGTCATTCAAGACCTCAATAATCTCCTCGGATTCCCTGAGTAATATTTTGGTCTCGGCTTCAGAACAGATCAAAGTTCGTTCTTCATTGGTTATCGACTCTCCCCCATTATTCTTTTGCATGGTCACTTTAGTGCATTCAAGTTTCGTAACTAGCTCGTCTTTCTTCCGTAACAATTTTCTGTAAGGGCCTTTCCATGTTGGAATGCAAGTAGGTGTATGAATATAATGTTGGAATGGAAGTAGGTGTACGAATATACGGAATAGTTCGCAGAGGCCAAAAAATCTGTGATCTCTTTCTCCCTCACGGATGATTCTCCTTTCAATTGAGTAacagaacaattcaaaaatttcaatgtCGGCAAATCGTAAAAAGACTCTTTACCTTTGTTCAACCTCttggaatcaagaaaaaaaagggtctAAATCGAAGAAGTTGGTAGGTCCAGAAGGCAAGaaccaaaagaagaaatgagCTCGATTGCCTATTGCAGAAAGTTGTTACGGAAGAAAGACGAGCTGGTTACGAAATTTGAATGCACTAAAGTGGCCATGCAAAAGAATAATGAGGGAGAGTCGATAACCGATGAATAACGAACTTTGATCTGTTCCGAAGCCGAGACCAAAATATTACTCAGGGAATACGAGGAGATTATTGAGGTCTTGAATGACAACGTGAGGAACAACAATGAGCCCGGGATGGCGACTTCATCGCTGGACGAGCTGCGTGCGTTGATTGAGCTTTTTTATTGTAGTTCTTTGTTCCAAGTATTGGACGAGGAAGAAGTAGTGGAATCTGATAAGCTCATTGCCAAGAAAAGGGGTAAGGTCAACAGGGATGAGCACGATTTGGCTAGGATCGTGGAGGTGGTTCAGGTTGTTGTGCCCCATGTtgcatctgattttttttggctAGCCATTTAGAGTTATTTAATTCTTGTTATGCATCTCTGGTGAAGAAATTAGAGGATGAGGAGGTTAGAGAACTAATCCACATGTTGGTGACATCGGAGCCCTTTCGTACAAGGGAAGCATTTCATTGGGGAGATGAGAGTAAGAAGGTGAAATTTCTCTTGATGTTGGTTACATCGGACCACTCTCACTGCTCAATTAGTCTCTTGATGTTTACAAAATTTCTTTTacacaaaaaacaaattgcGGTTTTTGCTATTAAATGACTATGTTCTACTTTATGATGCATCACGGTGAGTCTCAGAATATTTTAAATATGGTGAGAATTACATCTGCATGTGGTGTTAAATAATTGGTTATCAATACTATTTAGACATTGCAAATCCATAGAAATTAGTTGTGGCTTAGTAATTAGTTAAATAACTTGATTTGTTAGAATCATGGGGCTTTTCCTACCAATTTCTATATCTAGGTAGAGACACTCCCATTTGCATCAATATTTATTTCCTTAGGAGTGACAAAACCTTAGTTGTTGTAGTGTGGATATGGAAGCTCCCATGAAGAAGCAGCTCAAGTGTAACTCTTTTTCATTTGCCTTCCTTTAGGGTCATATTAATGACATATAGGATCAATTTTTAGCTTTTTAAAATGTATTTAGAGTGTGCACCAAACCAATTTGTAGTCTTTGATTGGGTGCTGTAGTTGTGTTCAAGTTTCAAGAAACTACCCAAGTACCTTTAAAAAGTTTCACTTTGGGGGGTTACAGTGTTGAACACTTGCTCTCAGTCTTAGCCTCCTTCACTTAAAAATAGGGGAATCAATTTTACTATGAGTAGAGCACTGTTTAAGACCTGAATCCATTTTGGGAAATCTCTCATACTAAGATGTTACCATAAAACAAGCTTTTGTGGTATATAGAGATTGCTTAATTGGAAGCCATGTGGTCAATTATCACAGTGTTTGCataattcttttcttttgtattaGTGCCCGAGAGAGTAATACATTGCATTGCTCACTCCATCAACATAACTCGTTACCAAAATAATCAACCTATGAAAACTTGATATACATTGCACTAACAAATTAAGTAATTCTGAAATTAATCAACCTCCATTCTGGTTGTTTTCATTGACAAAAACTTCACAGGTTTTAGTTATTTATCTTTCTCTCGTGCTTTGTTTGGCAAGGTAATATTCTATCTTATATTTGAGTGTAACATTCATCATAGTAATTGGTGTGTTTTGTATGTAGTAATGGCTAGGGGGTGCCCTTCATAAATGGATTGAAGATTATAAAGAGGACGTTGTGAAGACATTATCATTCAAAGCTGGTGAATCAAAGTTTGAAAACCAAGATTGACAGATGTCGGAAGACATATCGTCAGATAACTGTTTATGTTTTCTTAGTTTTCCTAATATTTATATCATTtccatttcttttaaaaatattaacaaatattGCATTACATATAGGGGTATAACGAAGAAGCTTCTGAGCTTTCATCTTAATGGAATAGCTTTTCGTGATTTAATTTAAAAAGTGAAGATATCATATTGGACGAGAAGTTAAACGTTGTAACTTTCGAGAGCATTCAGTGTGGGAGTGGGGAAgctaatttcaaaataaaatgtgTTGCTCTAAAGGCCATATTTAGTGAACTCCTTAGAGGCAATCTAATTCTCGATGATGTTGCTCATCTAATGACTGGCAATTATAATAGGTACTCCGTAATTCTATTTACTTTTGTATGTCTAATCATTAATGCTTTAGCAATTGTTGAAGATGATATTTGCGTACTTATTTATGTAGGGAAAATGAGgatattatttttcatcactCTTGCCTATGGACACCGATGCTGGCACTCGAAGCATTTGGGATGCTGCAAATAATGTACTTGGAAGAGTTTAAAGATTGACCTTTTCACATATGCAAGCATCTAGTGTACAAGAGAGAGCTTGACGCTTGGGTAGAGGAAATGCGTGAAAAATCGAGTGTCaaagaggaggaaggagaatcACAAAAGTATCCTAATTTGTCTTACGTTAATTCTAAGCATGTAAAGCTCTTAGGTGGTGCTACATTGCTCTCATTTATGAGAATGTGCTTCATCCATATGTTTCAACATTGCCCGTATGGAGGAAGAGGCCCTTGCGAAGGTTAAGTCTACCtataatagataaaaatcaaCTGTTTTCTGGTCTTAGACCCCTTGATATTTATATTATCATGCAGCATTTATGTCATCAGTGcatttgttttctgtttgagctCTCATTGCTTTTCCAAGATTGTCactttatttgatagatcttattccATGAGAAAACAAGGCTATAATACTTCTTGTTGATGCAAAACCATCACATATAATTTCCGGACAAGAAGCACTTGCCCTCTTACATGTGCAAAAGCTACTCATCTAGCAAAAACGTAGGTTTTTTGTTGTAAAAACTTTGGAAGCATCTAGTTTTACAATGACAAGAACATAGATTATGTGCACTTGACCAGTTGgaacctcttttctttttcttttacatgTTCTCTATTCCCTTGATAGCAGGCAAGGTCGTTGCGAGCAAGTGTGAAGTCGTTTCGAAACAATAAGCCGCAAAAAATTAGGTCATGGCAACAAATAAAGAATGAGTTGCCACACTTCTTGGAGGAGACGAAGTCTGAAGAACTTATAAAAGGTAtatttatcatttttcttttttctcattttagCCATATCTAAAACCATTCTTTGTTTTGCAGGAATTTGCAGAAGCCCTCTTGATAAGCCTTGATTAGTGTAAATTGTTAGGCTTATCTCACTCCGTTTTGTCACACTTGCATGCATAATCGTCTGTTTTTGCTTGATATTGCGCGCAAGGTGTGTTTTTGTTGGGCGACAGGTAAATGGAGCAAATATGGGTGATTTCCAAGGCTTCTAAGAATCCCCGGAGGAGTTCGGATGTGCTTGATGTACTTGAGGAGCCTGAGGGGTCATACCGAGTCCTTAACGAAGTATTCGAAGCAATGGAGGAAGACTCGGAGCAGCCGAAGACTGACGACAGCAGTAGAACTCAGCAGCACAATCCAGTGGCCACCGGGATCGATCCCCCaactcagcagaacaatccagTGGcactagggatcgatcccccccttgaccagggatcgatccctcactCCTGTGCGAACattttaagggcatttttgtgAATGTTTGGTATTCTCCTTATGTTTACCCTTGCTCATTTCATTTCTCCTTtcaatatgagtgagtagtgtagcaaggttaggttgtgggatggttaacaTCCCGTAACCAAGGGTGTGGCATGTTCATCTCTTGTAAAATCCTGTTTTCTAGCTTAAACATGGCTTAGAACTGATTTTATGCATCAAAACTAGgaggtgttaatctctttgatcaaatgtagaCAAGAGCTAAGCtatttgccacatttgatgcttGGAGTTATGTCCCTCTTTGTGTTTGCCAAAATGAACTGAAAGAGCCCTAGTCATGTTTAACACCTttgttaagaagagaagaatcgagTTTATCTTAGCGTTATGGGTGTTAATTATCTCTAAACCTAGCTTTTAGTTTAATCACCAGTTAacaagccgtagttaggttaaatAGCCAGTTAACTAAATCCTTCAGTTGGCCGACTCAACGCCGAggtttggttggcggtcctaacgctaaaatctctacgcaagctaatctccgaaacaagttatggatgcattccctgtggattcgatcccggacttccgggtattattatgctctcaaccgacctagccctacgcttggggcattcTTATTCTAATGCACATTATGGTCGCAAGCACCTCTGAGCTGATAAGGTTTACGTGAATATTTTTCGGCCATATATTCAATATTCACATTACCTGCCTTCCTAGTTGAAGCTTTAGATTATGTTTCATTCTGCACTGATAGATGATTACTAATTAGCAAACTTAATTATTCATCTCCGAAATGTGGTAGCTCTTAGGAATTGAGGCCCATAATATTGAAATGTCTTACTAAAAATTTGGAGTTTTCACACTCAAAAATAATGGTAGTGGATTTATTTAGGAAATAAAATTTTTCATAAACAGTAAACTTAGTTATGTTTTCCGTTTGGTCtttagttgtttttgttttgctttggttGCTATAGCTCTTGGTAGCACCAAGACCAGTAGATGTTAGGGTGAAGAAGAGTGTCAGGATCACGGTTGATGAGATTGCTCTGGGGTGGGCAATTCCTACATTTACTTAGGATGGACTTCCAGTTCTTTCAATTCAATATGTATATCTTATCCTTCATTTTGTTTGCTACAAGTAATCTTGTGTCATGATTTCTAATGAATTGCTTGCGTTCAACTTTTTCTCCTTTACCTATGTTGTATCCATAGACATCGAAATCTAATTAGGATATCAAATTTGACAGAGTGCCCTAAATTGAATTAGTAAAAATGGAGAGTATACCAATGGTTAGTGTACCTAATGACATACATATTCTATTAGCATACTGTGCAAGACATTGGTCAATGGGTGACCACATTGGCTTAGGACTCCACTAATTCCCATCTCGAAGCATCACACTCAAGTTCAAAAGTTGTCAAAGTCGGGTAAGACCAAGATAGAAGCTTCGGTAAGCTTGGACTTCTACAATTTGAAACTCTCGGCGGCTTTTGGGACCATATGAATACTCTTTGCTTGAGGCAATCAGTAAGAGGAACTGTGATACTACTAAAGTTGGCAATGAACCTCCGATAGAAAGTAGCTAACCCATGAAAACTTATCACTTCATGAACACTTGTAGGCATTGGCCATTCCACAATGACCTTAATCTTGTCTTCATCCATGTGGACCCCTTTTGCAGACACAACATACCCCAAAAATACCACCTTATCAACACTAAAACTACACTTCTTCAAGTTCCTATAAAATTTCTGTCTTCTTAAGATTTCAAAGACTTGTTGGAGGTGGGATGAGTGATCCTCAAAATACCGACCATACACACCAAGATATCATCAAAGTATACAACTAGATACATACCCAAGAGAGGTTGAAGTATTTGAGTCATTACCCGCATAAAAGTGCTTGGAGCATTGGTAAGACCAAAAGGCATCACAAGCCATTCAAAGAGGCCATGAGGGGTTTTGAAAGCCGTTTTCCATTCATCTCTCGGGCGAACTCGAATTTGATGATAACCACTTCTTAGATCAATCTTTGAGAAGACCTTTGAACCAGCAAGGCAATCCAACATATCATCTAGACTTGGAATGGAAAACTGGTACTTGATAGTGATCTTGTTGATAGCTCTACTATCCACTCACATCCTCCACGAACCATCCTTCTTCAGAGTCAAAAGAGCCGGCACCGCACAAGGGCTAAGGCTTGCCCTTATGTAGTCTTTCTCTAGTTGATCCTTAATTTGTCTTTTAATTTCTTCCCTCTCCCTCGGAGACATTCTATATGCGGGCTTGTTCGGAAGAGGCACCCCGGGTACCAAGTCGATACAATTTTGAATATATCGCAAATGTGGCAATTCGGGAGGCAACTCTTGAGGAAACATATCAACGTACTCCTTGAGAACATCCGACACACACATATCCACCATAGGAATCAACACTAGAGCATACCCGGTTTCATGACTTTCCTTGAGAAATCCTTTAGAAGCAAGCAACGTAGTGGGAGGAGGCTT
Proteins encoded in this window:
- the LOC131303536 gene encoding uncharacterized protein LOC131303536, producing the protein MKKSEDEEIRELIHMLVTSNPFCTREAFHRGDKSKNQWLGGTLHEWIEDYKEDVVKTLSFKAGESKFKKSRLTNVGRHIIRKNEDIIFHHSCLWTPMLTLEAFGMLQIMYLKSLKIDIFTYASIQCTRERLTLG